The genomic region GCCAAAAGGGCAATCAAAAGAGATACAGGGAACACTATAAGCCATAGCCTCTGTAAGCACCATCCCAAAGCCTTCATACCTAGATGACATGACGTACAATGATGATTCGCTATATTTTTGGCCTATATCTTTAACGGGGCCATAAAAGTTAACGGTTTTACTTATGTTGAGTTGTTCGGCCAATGCTTCAAGCCCTTGCTCTTTGTCTATGGTACCATAAATATCCAAAACCCATGATGGATTTGATTCCTGCACTTTTTGCCAGCTTTTTAACAAACGGTCATACCCCTTTTGAAAGCTATGTTTGCCCACAGCAAGCACCTTTTTGTTTTCTAGGGAACTCAGTTGTTTTTTATCGGGAAAAAACGATAACGGATTCGGTATTATTTTTATATTTTTCAGATGCCACTCCTTGGCATTCCCGTGGGTCAACACTACAAAACTATCGTAGCGCCCTCCGGAAAAGTTCATTAACCTAAATTTGATATTAACCCAAAGCTTATCTAAACCTGAGTTTTTGTCTTTTTTTATCTCTACACTTTTCGATACATGTCTTTCATATATCATAGGGTACTTTTTACCTGTGATTATGGGAAGAAAAAGCCCTTTTAAACCATCGTCACAAACCAATACAATGTCTGGCTCTAGGCGGTCTATAGTTTTTCTTATCCCTTTTCTATATTGTAAGAGATAGCTTACTGGATTCCCCTTTGCATTGATATTGTGAAAATTAATTCTGGAGCTAAAATCGTAAAAAAGATCGGTCTCCTTTTGGTTTAGGGTCACCACATGAACGTCGTACGTATATTGCTCGGCAAAATAGCTAGCCTTTATGGATAGTACCCTTTCCAACCCTCCCG from Costertonia aggregata harbors:
- a CDS encoding glycosyltransferase family 4 protein, whose translation is MRLLYIVNRIDGPGGLERVLSIKASYFAEQYTYDVHVVTLNQKETDLFYDFSSRINFHNINAKGNPVSYLLQYRKGIRKTIDRLEPDIVLVCDDGLKGLFLPIITGKKYPMIYERHVSKSVEIKKDKNSGLDKLWVNIKFRLMNFSGGRYDSFVVLTHGNAKEWHLKNIKIIPNPLSFFPDKKQLSSLENKKVLAVGKHSFQKGYDRLLKSWQKVQESNPSWVLDIYGTIDKEQGLEALAEQLNISKTVNFYGPVKDIGQKYSESSLYVMSSRYEGFGMVLTEAMAYSVPCISFDCPFGPSDIIQHENNGILVENNDIAGLASAICELISDKDKRIKMGRQARKDVQQYLPEQIAAKWDLLFKNLTRK